The segment AACAGTTGAACAGTGAGCTCTGTGAGCTGTTCCAAATGCATCATTTACGAAAACATCTGCAAGTGAAGCTAATTCTTTAGAGAAGTTTTCTTCGTTTTTAGTTTCTTCTTTTCTGTATCTTGTGTTTTGAAGTAATACTATATCTCCATCTTTCATGTTAGCTACAGCATTTTTAGCATTTTCTCCAACTACATTATCATCTGCTGCGAATACAACTTCTTTATTTAATAGTTCTGATAATCTCTTAGCTACTGGTGCTAATGATAATTCTGGTTTTGCTTCTCCCTTTGGTTTCCCAAGGTGTGAACAAAGGATAACTTTTGCTCCTTGATTTACTAAGTATTGAATTGTTGGAAGTGCTCCTACTAGTCTATTTTCATCTGTTATAACGCCATCTTTTAGAGGAACGTTAAAATCACATCTTACTAATACTCTTTTACCTTTAACTTGAATATCTTCTACGGTTTTCTTGTTTAATTTCATAACCATATCTCCTTCCAATTTTATTAATTTAATAATATTTAAATTTTAAATATAGTTACTTATTAATTACTAACAGTTATTGTTCCACACTCTTATATAATTATTATTTTATAATATTATGTAGCGCGGCAGGTCTTTTAAAGTCCCAGGGTTTAATTATTTGTCCCACTTCCATTATAATGTAACTGGTGATATTTTTAAATAGTATTTTAAAATTTTTATGCTATAAAAAAAAGTTTTACTCCATAAACTTTTTTTTATAGCATAAATTACATAAAGTTTATAATATAAAAAACCTTAAGTGGAATTTTTTGTACGACACTTAAGGTTTTTTTAATTTCTTTAATTCATAAATAATTATTCTTTATCTTTCTCCTTTAATATAAGGTTTTCCATCTGCTTTAGGACATTCTGTTTTACCAACAAACCCAGCAAGTGCAAGCATGGTTAATATATACGGTATACTTTGATAAAACTCATTTGGTAAATTTATAGAAAATCCTTGAGCTATCATTTGGAATGCAGTTCCAAAAGCAAACAACATACATGCTCCCATTGTTCCTATTGGTTTCCAGTTACCAAAAATCATAGCAGCAAGAGCAATAAATCCTCGACCTGCTACCATTCCTTCTTTATATAATGGAGTCATTCCTATAGACAATGTGGCTCCACCAAGTCCAGCTAAAATACCAGATATAATTACACATATATATCTCATCTTATAAACATTAATTCCCATAGTATCTGCTGCACTCGGATGTTCACCAACTGCTCTTATTCTTAAACCAAATGCTGTTTTGTATAATACAAAATGAGATACAAAAACTAATATTAACGCCAATATAACAAACCAATTTAAATTATTTAAAATAGGTACCTTCTTTAAAAATCCCGGTAAGTTATATGATAACTTAGCAACTACATTAGTTTGACCACCTGTTTTAAATATAGGTCCTATTAAAAAACTAGCAAGTGCCAATGCAAATAAATTTATTGCAGTACCTGAAATAATTTGATCTGCTCTTAAATTTATACTTAAGAAAGCATGAACTAAAGAAATTGCTCCACCTGCTAACATAGCACATAGTATTCCTATTAAAGGACTTCCTGTTTCATGTGTTCCAAGTACCCCAAAGAAGGCACCCATAATCATCATACCTTCAAGTCCAATGTTAACTACACCTGATTTTTCCGAAAATACTCCTCCAAGAGCTGCAAATATAAGTGGTGCTGCTGTTCTTAGAGTTGCGGCTATTAATGCTACAATCATACCATTACTCATTTATTACCGCTCCCTTCTGTTTCTTTTCTTCAAAGTATTTAATTATATAATCTGTTGCAACAAATATTATTACTATTGATTGTATTAAGTAAACTATTTCCTTAGGTATTTCATTTAACTGCAATATTGCCGAACTACTCTTTAATGCACCAAATAATACTGCCGATGCTATACATCCAATTGGATTAGATCTCGCAAGAAGTGCTACAGCTATACCATCAAAACCAAATCCAGGAAGACCCATTAAGTCTTGCATTTGATGTCTAGCTCCTGATATATAAGTAGCTCCTCCAATACCAGCTATAGCACCTGATATAAGCATAGCAAGAATTATATTTTTCTTTATGTTTATTCCTCCATATTCAGCTCCAAGAGGATTCAGTCCTACACCTCTTATTTCATATCCAACAGTCGTCTTCCACAATAGCCAATATATTATTAATGCAACTACAATGGCAATAAATATGCTAATATTTGCTTCTGTTCCTGCATCAAATTTTGGGAGCATAGCACCCTTTTGAATCAATGGGGTACTTGTTCCATTTTCAGTTGAAAATCTAGATTTTTTAACTACCCAATTTACTACATTTAAGGCTATATAATTCATCATAATTGTATTAACAACCTCATTTGTTCCAAACTTAGCCTTAAGAGCTCCAGGAATAGCTGCCCATATTCCCCCTGCTACAATACCTCCAACTACCATTATTATGGCATGCACTATAGGATTTAATCCTGGTATTAATCCAAGTAATGCTCCTGCAAGCATTCCTATTACAAATTGACCTTCAACACCAATATTAAACAATCCACATTTAAATGCTATAGCATTGGCAATACCCGCAAATAATAAAGGTGTTACATATGATATTGTAATTAGTGTATTTCTGGAAGTTGAAAAACTACCCTTCCATATTAATTCAAATAAATCTGTAAGTGCTGAAAAATACTGAGATATTCCATACCCCTTTGACCACATTACGAAAAATACAGCCACAAATATAGATACAACAACTGCGATTAGCGGAAATATAAGACTTTTCAAAGAATTTTTAATTACACTTATCACTTGACTATTAGATGTGTTGCTTTTCTTTACATTCTTCAATGTCTTTCACCTCAATTTCACTATTTTCTAAATTTCCTCCAGCCATTAGAACACCTATTTTCTGCTCATCTGCATCCTTTCTATCTAGCACTCCTACGATTTCTCCATCATACATTACAGCTATCCTGTCAGATAAAGCTAATATTTCATCAAGTTCAAAGGATACCAATAAAACAGCTTTTCCATTATCCCTCTCTCCAACTAACCTTTTATGAATAAACTCTATGGCTCCTACATCTACTCCTCTTGTTGGTTGGGCTGCTATTAAAAGGTCAGGATTCTTAGAAATTTCCCTTGCTACTATTAGTTTTTGTTGATTTCCTCCTGATAAAGCAGCTGCTGAAACACTATCACTGGGAGTCCTTACATCGAATTCTTTTATGAGCTTTTTAGCATGCTCTTTAATTTTTCCGTAATTCATAATTATATTTTTTGTAAAAGGGGCCTTATGGTGAATTCCTAAGATAGAATTTTCGTATAATGTATACGGTAAGATTAGTCCTCTTTGTTGTCTATCTTCAGGTATATGTCCAACACCTAAATCCATTATTTCTCTTGTAGTTTTTCCCATAACATTATTATTATTGATATTTATGATACCGCTTTCACCTTTTCGCAAACCAGTTAAAACCTCTATTAATTCTTTTTGTCCATTTCCATCAACCCCTGCAACTCCAACTATTTCTCCAGCTCTAACATCTAACTTTACTCCTTTTAATGCTGGCAAGTTTCTACTGTCCTTAGCATATAAGTCTTGTATTGATAAAATTACATTACCAGGAACTGCATCTTTTTTATCAACTACCAGTTTAACTTTTCTTCCTACCATGAGTTCTGCAAGTTCATCTATAGAAGTATCCTTCGTATTTACAACTCCCTTTGCTTTTCCTCTTCTTATTATTGTTACTCTATCACTCATCTTCATAACTTCTTTTAATTTATGAGTTATAAGTATTACTGATTTTCCTTCAGCCTTTAAGTTATCAATTATAACTCCAAGTTCATCTATTTCAGCTGGAGTTAAAACAGCTGTAGGCTCGTCTAATATTAAAATTTCTGCTCCTCTATATAAAGCCTTCAATATTTCTACCTTTTGTTGTTGACCAACGGTAATATCTTCTATAACATCCTCAGGATTTATATTAAATCCATATCTCTCTGCTAATTTTTTCACATCTTCTTTAGCCTTTTTAATATCTAATGTGATTCCCTTTTTAGTTTCTTTTCCTAATATAATATTTTCAGCTATAGTAAAATTATGAACAAGCATAAAATGTTGATGAACCATTCCTATACCAAGTTTTATAGCATCATTAGGGCTTGTTATTTTAACCGCATTACCTTTTATATATATTTCACCTTTTTCTGGTTGATATAAACCATATAATATGTTCATTAAAGTAGTTTTTCCAGCTCCATTTTCTCCTAACAATACATGAGTTTCGCCACTTAGCAAATCAAAATTTACATTATCATTGGCTATAGTACCGGGAAAGACCTTTGTAATACCTTTCATCTCTACAACTTTTTTCATGTATATCCTTCCTCTCTAAATACATAACTAATATTTTAAACAGCTAGATGTAAAACAAATACACCTAGCTGTTAACTTTTTTATCTAGCTTCCTAAAATTAAATTTTTATTTTAAAGGAGAACCTTTAAATGCTTTTGCTTCTTTCGGTGTTGCTGGGACAACTATCTTTCCACTCTTTATAGCTTCTGCATATTTATCTGATAATTCTACTATGTCTTTAGGTACATTACCCTTAACATATTTCTTCATATCATCTGGAACATTTCCTCTTGAAGACTGAGCTATTTCTACACCATTTTCTTTAAGACCAAGATTTTTAACAATACCACCTTTGAATTTTCCATCTTTTACTGCTTGAACTGCTTCAAATACAGCAACATCAACCTTTTTAACCATACTTGTAAGTATTACATCAGCATATTGTGGTTTGCCTTTATCATCTAAAAGACTTAATGCTTGGTCCATATCAACACCTATAGCCCATACATTTTTTCCAGCCTTTTTTAATTCTGATGTTGCTTG is part of the Clostridium botulinum genome and harbors:
- a CDS encoding ABC transporter permease; the protein is MSNGMIVALIAATLRTAAPLIFAALGGVFSEKSGVVNIGLEGMMIMGAFFGVLGTHETGSPLIGILCAMLAGGAISLVHAFLSINLRADQIISGTAINLFALALASFLIGPIFKTGGQTNVVAKLSYNLPGFLKKVPILNNLNWFVILALILVFVSHFVLYKTAFGLRIRAVGEHPSAADTMGINVYKMRYICVIISGILAGLGGATLSIGMTPLYKEGMVAGRGFIALAAMIFGNWKPIGTMGACMLFAFGTAFQMIAQGFSINLPNEFYQSIPYILTMLALAGFVGKTECPKADGKPYIKGER
- a CDS encoding ABC transporter permease → MKNVKKSNTSNSQVISVIKNSLKSLIFPLIAVVVSIFVAVFFVMWSKGYGISQYFSALTDLFELIWKGSFSTSRNTLITISYVTPLLFAGIANAIAFKCGLFNIGVEGQFVIGMLAGALLGLIPGLNPIVHAIIMVVGGIVAGGIWAAIPGALKAKFGTNEVVNTIMMNYIALNVVNWVVKKSRFSTENGTSTPLIQKGAMLPKFDAGTEANISIFIAIVVALIIYWLLWKTTVGYEIRGVGLNPLGAEYGGINIKKNIILAMLISGAIAGIGGATYISGARHQMQDLMGLPGFGFDGIAVALLARSNPIGCIASAVLFGALKSSSAILQLNEIPKEIVYLIQSIVIIFVATDYIIKYFEEKKQKGAVINE
- a CDS encoding ABC transporter ATP-binding protein, producing the protein MKKVVEMKGITKVFPGTIANDNVNFDLLSGETHVLLGENGAGKTTLMNILYGLYQPEKGEIYIKGNAVKITSPNDAIKLGIGMVHQHFMLVHNFTIAENIILGKETKKGITLDIKKAKEDVKKLAERYGFNINPEDVIEDITVGQQQKVEILKALYRGAEILILDEPTAVLTPAEIDELGVIIDNLKAEGKSVILITHKLKEVMKMSDRVTIIRRGKAKGVVNTKDTSIDELAELMVGRKVKLVVDKKDAVPGNVILSIQDLYAKDSRNLPALKGVKLDVRAGEIVGVAGVDGNGQKELIEVLTGLRKGESGIININNNNVMGKTTREIMDLGVGHIPEDRQQRGLILPYTLYENSILGIHHKAPFTKNIIMNYGKIKEHAKKLIKEFDVRTPSDSVSAAALSGGNQQKLIVAREISKNPDLLIAAQPTRGVDVGAIEFIHKRLVGERDNGKAVLLVSFELDEILALSDRIAVMYDGEIVGVLDRKDADEQKIGVLMAGGNLENSEIEVKDIEECKEKQHI